In the genome of Caulobacter flavus, the window CGGCCCGGGACTTCTGGGGCTCGCCGCTGAACCCGGCCGCCAATACCGAACTCGGCCGGCGGCTCTATGCCGGCGCGGACCTGTTCTCCAACGTCACCCGCCGCTACGGCAAGCCCGACTGGCGCATCGACAGCGTCAGGATCAACGACGTCGACGTGCGCGTGCGCCCCACCGTGGTCTGGCAGAGCCCCTGGGCCCGCCTGATCCAGTTCGACCGCGACATGTCGGACATGCGCCGGGCCGGCCGCTTCGACCTCGATCCCGCCGTGCTGATCGTCGCGCCGCTGTCGGGCCACTACGCCACGCTGCTGCGCGGCACGGTCGAGGCCTTCCTGCCCAACCACGCCGTGTTCATCGTCGACTGGATCAATGCGCGCGAGGTCTCGGTCCTGCAGGGCCGCTTCGACTTCCACGACTACATCGACCACATCCGCGACATGCTGCGGGTGCTGGGCCCGCGCCCCAACGTGCTGGCCGTCTGCCAGCCCGGACCGCCGGTGCTGGCCGCCGCCGCCCTGATGGCCGAGGACGGCGACCCGTCGCGCCCCGCCAGCATGACCTTCATGGGCTCGCCGATCGACGCGCGCCTGTCGCCGACCGTGACCAACAACCTGGCGGAGGAGAAGCCCTTCACCTGGTTCCAGTCCAACATGATCTACACCGTGCCCGCGCCCTATCCGGGCATGGGCCGGCGCGTCTATCCGGGCTTCGTGCAGCTGGCCAGCTTCATGAGCATGAACGCCGACAAGCACCAGGAAGCCCACCGTCGCTACTTCAACAGCCTGGTCGAGGGCGACGGCGACGGGGCCGACAAGCACCTGGAGTTCTACGACGAGTACCTGTCGGTGCTGGATCTGACCGAGGAGTTCTATCTCCAGACCATCGACATCGTCTTCCAGCGCCACCTGCTGCCCAAGGGCGAGCTGATGCATCGCGGCCGGATGGTGCGCCCCGAGGCGATCACCGACATCGGCCTGATGACCGTCGAGGGCGAAAAGGACGACATCTCCGGCATCGGCCAGACCCAGGCCGCCCACGACCTGTGCGTCAACATCCCCGCCGAGCTGAAGGAAGACTACGTCCAGCCGGGCGTGGGCCATTACGGGGTGTTCAACGGCCGTCGGTTCCGCGAGGAGATCTATCCCAAGGTTCGCGACTTCATCCTGCGCACCGACCCCAACTTCGCCGGCAAGAAGGCCTAGGCGAACACCGGCGGCAGGCTGCGTCCCAGCGACAGGCGTTCGGGCGCGGCCTCGTTCCACAGGTGGAAGACGCCCTTGAAGTGCCGCACGAGGTGAAACTCTCCCGCCCTGTTCCAGAAATGGAAGTACAGGAAGGAGTCGTGGGCGATCGGATTGCCGATCAGGGTGTAGGTCTCGAAGCTGGACGGCCCCGTCCCGTGCCTTTGGCGGGTTACCCCATAGAGATTGAGGTCGTCGGCGATCACCCGGGCCAGGCGCGTTCCGGCGATCTCGGTCCCGTGGATCGGATCGTTGGGTCGGATGTAGTGGCGACTGGCGGCGATCGCCTGGGCGTCGAGCGCCCCTAGCCCACGGGCGGCCGCCACCGCGCGGATGGCGCCGGCGAACGGCGCCGAGGCGAAGCCCGTACAGGCGATCGGCAGGTGATCGGGCAGGCCGGCGGCGACGCGGAACAACGCGGCCTGGGCCTCGGCCATGGCCCCGCCCAGCGAGTGGCCGGTGAAGGTCACACGCCGTACGGCCACCCCGCGCGCGACCAGGGCGGCATGAGCGGCCAGCGCGTAGTCGAGGGCGGCGACGACCGTCCTGGTGTCGGTCAGCACAGCGGTCTTGAAGTTCAGCAGCCAGTCCAGTTCGCTGTCGGTGCCACGATTGACGACGACCAGCTCGGCCGGACCGGGCGCGTAGAAGGCGAAGGCGTCATAGCCGTTGGACCGGTCGTTGGCGGCGGGAACCGGCGCGGTCAGGCCCAGGTCGGCCAGCCACGGCGGCGCGGTGGCTTGGTCGGAGGGGTTGTGGAACGAGCGGTAGATCCAGGCGCTGAGCGCGGCCAGGGCCTCGTGACCGGCGGCGAACGGCGCGCCCGTGCGGGCATGGCTTCGTATGGCGGCCGCCAGGGCGGGGCTGCGCTCGCTACGCGTGGGAACCTTCAACGGTACAGCCACGGCTCGCCTCCAGATTGTTTGCATATCGATGTTATCTTCAGGGTAGATCCGCGCGGCCTCGTCGGTCAACGGCGACGCTCGGGCCCTTGCGCGCCGCCGCGAGCGGGGCGATCTAGGGAGCGATGAACCTCTTCCGCCCGCAGCCGAAAGCCGCTCCCAAACGCTTCGCCGACGGCGACCGGCTGGAGATCGAACGCTGCGCCGTGCGCCTGAAGGTGGACGGCCGGGCCCGCCGCGTGTCGCTGCGGGTCGACCGGGCCAAGTCCGAGATCGTCGCCATTGCCCCCAACGCACGCCGCCTGACCGAGGCGGTGGCCTTCGCCCACGAGAAGGCCGGCTGGATGAGCCTGCAGCTGGCCGCCCTGCCCGGCCGACAGGTGATCGAGCCCGGCGGCGTGCTGAAGATCTGGGGCAAGGCCTACCGGCTCGAGATCGGTCCTGGCCGGGCGCGGATGACCGAAGACGCGCTGATCGCGCCCGACGACGCCAACTGGTCCCTGAAGATCCTGCGGCTGGTCAAGCACCGGGCGCTGGAGATCCTGACCGAGCGGACCGCCCATCACGCCGGACGTCTGGGACGGCCGATGCCGTCGGTGGCGGTGGCCGATCCCAAGGCGCGCTGGGGCTCTTGCCGCCCGGCCAGGCCGGGCGCGCCGGCGGCGATCCGCTACAGCTGGCGGCTGGTGCTGGCGCCGGCGGCCGTGGCCGACTACGTCGTCGCCCACGAATGCGCCCACCTGATCGAGGCCAATCACGGCCCGCGCTTCTGGGCGCTGTGCGAGACCCTGATCGGCGATCCGTCGCCGCACCGGGCCTGGCTGCGGTCGCATGCCGCCGAGCTGCACGCGATCTCGGCCTAGACAGATGGCCGTCATCCCGACCGCGGGGCCGGGATGACAACGAGATTGCCGGCTGCCTACAGCTGGCCCAGCATGTAGTCGGCCGACGACACCTTGAATTCGCCGGCTTCCTCGACGTTCAGGGTCGTGACGACGCCGTCCTTGGCGATCAGCGAGTAGCGCTGCGAGCGCGAGCCCATGCCGAACTTGCTGCCGTCGAAATCCAGGCCGATGGCGCGGGTGAAGTCGCCATTGCCGTCGGCCAGCAGCACCACTTCGTCGGCGATGCCCTGGTCGGCGCCCCAGGCCTTCATCACGAAGACGTCGTTGACCGAGACGCAGGCGATCGTGTCGACGCCCTTGGCCTTCAGGTCGGCGGCCTTTTCCTTAAAGCCCGGCAGGTGCTTGGCCGAGCAGGTGGGGGTGAATGCGCCGGGGACGGCGAAGAGGGCGACGGTCTTGCCCTTGAAGAGGTCGTCGGAAGTGACCGGCGCCGGGCCTTCGGCCGTGCTGGTCATGAACGTGGCCGCCGGAAGCGTGTCGCCAACCTTGATCGCCATGGTGTGATCCTGTGCTGAAAGGGCCGTCCGGAGATAAAGCGTCCGGATCGGTTCGCCAATAACGTGGTTTGACTTGAAACCGACGCGTTGTGTGCCGATCCTCAACAGATGGACGCTCCCGAGACCGCTCCCCTCGACGGCGAGGGCCAATTCCTGACCGGCCGGCTCCTGGTGGCCA includes:
- a CDS encoding peroxiredoxin, whose protein sequence is MAIKVGDTLPAATFMTSTAEGPAPVTSDDLFKGKTVALFAVPGAFTPTCSAKHLPGFKEKAADLKAKGVDTIACVSVNDVFVMKAWGADQGIADEVVLLADGNGDFTRAIGLDFDGSKFGMGSRSQRYSLIAKDGVVTTLNVEEAGEFKVSSADYMLGQL
- a CDS encoding M48 family metallopeptidase, which gives rise to MNLFRPQPKAAPKRFADGDRLEIERCAVRLKVDGRARRVSLRVDRAKSEIVAIAPNARRLTEAVAFAHEKAGWMSLQLAALPGRQVIEPGGVLKIWGKAYRLEIGPGRARMTEDALIAPDDANWSLKILRLVKHRALEILTERTAHHAGRLGRPMPSVAVADPKARWGSCRPARPGAPAAIRYSWRLVLAPAAVADYVVAHECAHLIEANHGPRFWALCETLIGDPSPHRAWLRSHAAELHAISA
- a CDS encoding polyhydroxyalkanoate depolymerase; the protein is MLYALHEASFYASTPMRLAARAARDFWGSPLNPAANTELGRRLYAGADLFSNVTRRYGKPDWRIDSVRINDVDVRVRPTVVWQSPWARLIQFDRDMSDMRRAGRFDLDPAVLIVAPLSGHYATLLRGTVEAFLPNHAVFIVDWINAREVSVLQGRFDFHDYIDHIRDMLRVLGPRPNVLAVCQPGPPVLAAAALMAEDGDPSRPASMTFMGSPIDARLSPTVTNNLAEEKPFTWFQSNMIYTVPAPYPGMGRRVYPGFVQLASFMSMNADKHQEAHRRYFNSLVEGDGDGADKHLEFYDEYLSVLDLTEEFYLQTIDIVFQRHLLPKGELMHRGRMVRPEAITDIGLMTVEGEKDDISGIGQTQAAHDLCVNIPAELKEDYVQPGVGHYGVFNGRRFREEIYPKVRDFILRTDPNFAGKKA
- a CDS encoding lipase family protein, whose amino-acid sequence is MAVPLKVPTRSERSPALAAAIRSHARTGAPFAAGHEALAALSAWIYRSFHNPSDQATAPPWLADLGLTAPVPAANDRSNGYDAFAFYAPGPAELVVVNRGTDSELDWLLNFKTAVLTDTRTVVAALDYALAAHAALVARGVAVRRVTFTGHSLGGAMAEAQAALFRVAAGLPDHLPIACTGFASAPFAGAIRAVAAARGLGALDAQAIAASRHYIRPNDPIHGTEIAGTRLARVIADDLNLYGVTRQRHGTGPSSFETYTLIGNPIAHDSFLYFHFWNRAGEFHLVRHFKGVFHLWNEAAPERLSLGRSLPPVFA